A genome region from Clostridium pasteurianum includes the following:
- a CDS encoding PucR family transcriptional regulator: MEKELDSLSVTEILEMPMFKRSIVIAGSQNLNNKCKNITILETPEGLEWLEGGEFILSTGYAFKDDEGALKNVVYRAFKRKAAAIAIKEKRYIESIPKEMIIQANKYGIPLIKLPHDLVYTSTITNFYNSLLYKKNRYIYEAKEMHEKLLTIMLENKNVEGTVKALSNLTNFSIIIVDNVFNIIAKNVINGHNDFSKDIKEDNMVLSKISNISDISCSVEYKNYIINEYKIIFKSEIIGYMYVISDSHIVGLNLEAVTKVRNILAFKLEKEREEPLNIVNINKIITNIILNSKKLPEEFYMNIKNNYRWNGREEFVGLCVEFKSHGLSNEKRTKLSERVCSLISRIFNEKGFFLTEDINKLTLFFSIDEELSLDNIISKITVFVNKYDSNVKTAFSISRTYKDIKDIPKMYKECYIASLFNKNEIIYYDTLDTIKILYSLGGNAQTVEYCKKTVGNIEKYDNENKSELMKTLTAFFKYDMNKKLISQKLHIHPETLRYRLKKIYELTGYSVNTTEGIFALEMGIKLQRIMNINSTDIK; the protein is encoded by the coding sequence ATGGAAAAAGAGTTAGACAGCTTATCAGTAACAGAGATACTTGAAATGCCAATGTTTAAAAGAAGCATAGTTATAGCTGGAAGTCAAAATCTCAATAATAAATGCAAAAATATAACTATATTAGAAACTCCAGAAGGACTGGAATGGCTTGAAGGTGGAGAATTTATTTTAAGTACAGGATACGCATTCAAAGATGATGAAGGGGCACTTAAGAATGTTGTTTATAGGGCATTCAAGAGAAAAGCAGCGGCAATTGCAATTAAAGAAAAGAGATATATAGAGTCTATTCCAAAAGAAATGATAATTCAGGCTAACAAATATGGTATCCCACTTATAAAACTTCCGCATGATTTAGTTTATACAAGCACCATAACCAATTTTTATAATTCTCTTTTATATAAAAAAAATAGATATATATATGAAGCTAAAGAGATGCATGAAAAGCTGCTTACAATAATGCTTGAAAATAAAAATGTTGAAGGTACGGTAAAAGCACTTTCTAATCTCACAAATTTTAGTATTATTATAGTTGATAATGTGTTTAATATAATAGCTAAAAATGTAATTAATGGACATAATGATTTTTCAAAAGATATTAAAGAAGATAATATGGTACTCAGTAAGATAAGCAATATATCTGATATTTCGTGTTCTGTTGAATATAAAAACTATATAATAAACGAGTATAAAATAATATTTAAAAGTGAAATAATAGGCTATATGTATGTAATAAGTGATTCTCATATAGTTGGACTTAATTTAGAGGCAGTTACTAAGGTTAGGAATATTTTAGCTTTTAAACTTGAGAAGGAAAGGGAAGAGCCTTTAAATATAGTAAATATAAATAAAATCATAACTAATATAATTTTGAATAGTAAGAAGTTACCTGAAGAATTTTATATGAATATTAAAAATAATTATAGATGGAATGGGAGAGAGGAGTTTGTAGGACTTTGTGTTGAATTTAAATCGCATGGCTTGTCTAACGAAAAAAGAACTAAGTTAAGTGAAAGAGTATGCAGTCTTATAAGTAGAATATTTAACGAGAAAGGATTTTTTCTTACAGAAGATATTAATAAACTTACATTATTTTTTTCTATAGATGAAGAATTGAGTTTAGATAATATTATTAGTAAAATAACTGTTTTTGTAAATAAGTATGATAGTAATGTAAAGACAGCATTTTCTATTTCGAGAACTTATAAAGACATAAAGGACATACCTAAAATGTATAAAGAATGTTATATAGCATCATTATTTAATAAAAATGAAATTATTTATTATGATACGCTAGATACTATAAAGATTCTTTATTCCTTGGGAGGTAATGCGCAAACTGTTGAGTATTGCAAAAAGACCGTTGGTAATATTGAAAAGTATGATAATGAAAATAAGAGTGAACTTATGAAAACTCTTACCGCATTTTTTAAATACGATATGAATAAAAAGTTAATTTCTCAAAAATTACACATACATCCTGAAACATTGAGATATAGATTAAAAAAGATTTATGAATTAACAGGATATTCTGTTAATACTACAGAAGGAATTTTCGCATTAGAGATGGGCATAAAATTGCAAAGAATAATGAATATTAATTCAACAGATATAAAATAA
- a CDS encoding ABC transporter substrate-binding protein, whose protein sequence is MKKTKRIFCSILSIIMMLGLLAGCGKSSTSSSSSTPTKGGKLTIGLNQVPKNLDPIKYTGTYESDVMAAIFDTLVTYDKNLKNIVPSIATKWTVSSDMTEYTFDLRKDVYFQKGKYQNGRKMTAEDVKYSIERSAKQSAMKRLRGVQSVTVTGDDQVKVKLDKPNATFLVQLTDEGNAIVPKEEVEGWGDQFGLHPVGTGAFSFSSWAKDDNITLKKNDKHFGTKANVDTLVWKFIPDDSMMVNAIKTGEIDIATTVPGAQRNSIKNDKNLSLVSTPGLDVYFTAMNMQNGPTKDIRVREAISYAVDVDQIVKSIFKWGGATRAYSPVPPKSWGYNSDMKNLAVKHDLKKAKELMKEAGYENGFKATIVTPQDPNRIKMATILQTQLKEIGIDLQISSMEWGSFSDTVSKGKADFYTLAWSWYPDPDFFLYQMFSSKQIGALGNGQGYKNDEVDKLLDEATQKTVNQSERAETYKKIQEIIAKDYPRIEGWNQDEVNAVRNKVHGYYVYPDGLIRVVSPGENVWVDKQ, encoded by the coding sequence GTGAAAAAGACAAAAAGAATTTTCTGTAGTATTCTATCTATTATTATGATGTTGGGGCTTTTAGCTGGATGTGGAAAGAGCAGTACATCATCTTCTAGTTCTACACCTACTAAAGGTGGAAAACTTACGATTGGATTGAATCAGGTTCCTAAAAATCTTGATCCAATAAAATATACAGGTACTTATGAATCAGATGTAATGGCTGCGATATTTGATACTCTTGTTACATATGATAAGAATTTAAAGAATATTGTACCGTCAATAGCTACTAAATGGACTGTTTCAAGTGATATGACTGAATATACCTTCGATTTAAGAAAAGATGTATATTTCCAAAAAGGAAAATATCAAAATGGAAGAAAAATGACAGCAGAAGATGTCAAATATAGCATCGAACGTTCAGCAAAACAATCTGCAATGAAAAGATTAAGAGGCGTTCAAAGTGTTACTGTAACAGGTGACGACCAAGTAAAAGTTAAACTTGATAAACCTAATGCAACTTTTTTAGTTCAACTTACAGATGAAGGAAATGCAATTGTCCCAAAAGAAGAAGTTGAAGGATGGGGAGATCAGTTTGGACTTCATCCAGTTGGAACAGGAGCATTCAGTTTTTCAAGTTGGGCAAAGGATGACAATATAACTCTAAAGAAAAATGATAAACATTTTGGAACTAAGGCTAATGTTGATACTTTAGTTTGGAAATTTATACCTGATGATAGCATGATGGTTAATGCTATTAAAACAGGTGAAATTGATATAGCTACAACAGTTCCAGGTGCTCAAAGAAATAGTATTAAGAACGATAAAAATTTAAGTCTTGTAAGCACACCTGGTCTTGATGTATATTTTACGGCAATGAACATGCAAAATGGTCCTACAAAAGATATAAGAGTTAGGGAAGCAATTTCTTATGCGGTGGATGTAGATCAAATCGTTAAATCTATTTTCAAATGGGGAGGAGCAACAAGAGCATATTCACCAGTTCCACCTAAATCATGGGGTTACAATAGTGATATGAAAAATCTTGCTGTAAAACATGACTTAAAGAAAGCTAAAGAACTTATGAAAGAAGCAGGTTATGAAAATGGCTTTAAAGCTACTATAGTTACACCTCAAGATCCAAACAGAATTAAGATGGCAACTATACTTCAAACACAACTCAAAGAAATAGGCATTGACCTTCAAATAAGTTCAATGGAATGGGGATCTTTCAGCGATACGGTATCAAAGGGAAAGGCAGATTTCTATACATTAGCATGGTCATGGTATCCAGATCCAGACTTCTTCCTGTATCAAATGTTTTCATCAAAGCAGATAGGAGCTCTTGGAAATGGTCAAGGATATAAAAATGATGAAGTTGATAAACTTCTAGATGAGGCAACTCAAAAGACAGTTAATCAAAGTGAAAGAGCTGAGACTTATAAAAAGATACAGGAAATTATAGCTAAAGATTATCCTAGAATTGAAGGATGGAATCAAGATGAAGTTAATGCTGTAAGAAATAAAGTACATGGTTATTATGTATATCCTGATGGACTCATAAGAGTAGTTTCACCAGGAGAAAATGTATGGGTAGATAAGCAATAA
- the nikB gene encoding nickel ABC transporter permease, whose amino-acid sequence MARFILKRLGQLIAVLFIVSIIVFIVTRVIPGDPAAVMLGPQAPKDAVVKMRESLGLNKPLIMQYGKFLLGILHGDLGDSIYYHEAVLSLILERFPNTVLLASASLLIALVVSIPVGIISATRKNSIFDYVSMLFSLIGVSMPVFWLGLMLVLLFSVKLGILPATGMGSLSNGVWDFISHLILPSVALSTVSMGTFARITRSSMLEVIGEDYIRTARAKGLSEKLVIWKHALRNALIPLLTVVGMQISSLLGGAVLTETIFAWPGIGRLIVDSIEKRDYQMVQGTVLFVVVIFVIVNLIVDILYVIVNPKLSFSEEGSGK is encoded by the coding sequence TTGGCTAGATTTATACTAAAACGTTTGGGACAACTAATTGCAGTGCTTTTTATAGTATCTATAATAGTTTTTATTGTAACGCGTGTTATACCAGGTGATCCGGCAGCTGTAATGCTTGGCCCTCAAGCACCTAAAGATGCTGTGGTAAAAATGAGAGAAAGTCTTGGATTAAATAAACCTCTCATTATGCAGTATGGTAAGTTCCTACTTGGAATTTTACATGGTGATTTAGGAGATTCTATATATTACCATGAAGCAGTATTGTCATTAATACTAGAGAGATTCCCCAATACCGTCTTACTTGCCAGTGCAAGTTTATTAATAGCTTTAGTAGTTTCAATTCCAGTTGGAATAATCTCTGCAACAAGGAAAAATTCTATTTTTGATTATGTGAGTATGCTTTTTTCACTTATAGGAGTTTCTATGCCAGTCTTTTGGTTAGGTCTTATGCTTGTGCTTTTATTTTCTGTAAAGCTGGGGATTTTACCAGCGACGGGGATGGGTTCTTTAAGTAACGGAGTTTGGGATTTTATAAGTCATTTAATCCTTCCAAGTGTAGCACTATCAACTGTTTCTATGGGCACCTTTGCCAGAATAACTAGATCCAGTATGCTTGAGGTAATAGGTGAAGATTATATAAGAACAGCAAGGGCAAAGGGGTTAAGCGAAAAATTGGTAATTTGGAAACATGCACTTAGAAATGCACTTATACCACTTTTAACTGTTGTTGGAATGCAGATATCTTCATTATTAGGTGGTGCAGTTTTAACAGAGACTATTTTTGCATGGCCAGGAATAGGCAGACTTATTGTGGATAGCATTGAAAAACGAGATTATCAAATGGTTCAGGGAACTGTACTTTTTGTAGTTGTTATTTTTGTAATTGTTAATTTAATTGTGGATATATTATATGTGATTGTAAATCCTAAATTGAGTTTTAGTGAAGAGGGGAGCGGAAAATAG
- a CDS encoding ABC transporter permease yields MKSFIDKLLKNKLAFIGFIIIILIAVSAILAPVLAPYNPNKMDLSNTLLPSGSSGHLLGTDNYGRDILSRIIYGSRISLIVAVSSIFIGGIIGSILGLLAGYYGGRIDAVIMRIMDALFAFPFVLLAIILMTVLGQGLVNLIIAISITNIPGFARIVRGEAMVIKRSEFIEATKSIGASDFRIIFRHVFPNSVASMTVYSTMSIAGAILSEASLSYLGLGIQPPTATWGNILKGGQEYITSNPEMAVYSGIAILITVLGFNLFGDGLRDVLDPKTNN; encoded by the coding sequence ATGAAAAGTTTTATTGACAAATTGTTAAAAAACAAGCTCGCCTTTATAGGCTTTATAATTATAATTTTGATTGCTGTGTCTGCAATTTTGGCTCCTGTTTTAGCACCATATAATCCTAATAAAATGGACTTAAGTAATACTTTATTGCCATCGGGTAGTTCAGGACATTTGCTTGGAACAGATAACTATGGAAGAGATATTTTAAGCAGAATAATATATGGTTCAAGAATATCTCTAATAGTAGCAGTATCTTCTATATTTATAGGTGGTATTATAGGAAGTATTTTGGGACTTCTTGCTGGATATTATGGAGGAAGAATTGATGCCGTTATAATGAGAATCATGGATGCATTATTTGCTTTTCCTTTTGTACTTCTTGCTATTATACTTATGACTGTTTTAGGACAGGGACTTGTAAATTTAATAATAGCTATAAGTATAACTAATATACCTGGTTTCGCTAGAATAGTTAGAGGGGAAGCTATGGTTATAAAAAGGAGCGAATTTATTGAGGCAACAAAATCTATAGGAGCAAGTGATTTTAGAATAATTTTCAGGCATGTTTTTCCTAATAGTGTAGCATCAATGACAGTGTATTCCACAATGAGCATAGCAGGAGCTATTTTATCGGAGGCTTCGTTAAGTTATCTTGGGCTTGGAATACAACCTCCAACGGCAACGTGGGGCAATATATTAAAGGGTGGTCAGGAATATATAACATCCAATCCAGAAATGGCTGTTTATTCTGGAATTGCAATTTTAATAACTGTACTAGGCTTTAATTTATTTGGAGATGGTCTTCGAGATGTACTTGATCCTAAGACCAATAATTAG
- a CDS encoding M20 family metallopeptidase produces MNIDLIKEEVIKKIDDINDELIDISHYIFENPELGFCEFKAVEKLTSKLKENGFEIEKGICDIDTAFTATYGSGKPVIAFMAEFDALPGIGHGCGHNIICTSAIGAAIGLSKVLDEGKGTIKVIGTPAEEGGGGKVLLVERGAFDAVDAAMLMHPSDYSMADDISYACQEIEYTFYGKSAHAAAFPEVGVSALSGIIEFFNSINALRLHVKDYARIHGIITDGGVAPNIIPEISKAVFSIRALNSEYLEELIDRVNKCAQGAAIATGTTFEKKKQGMSCKEVKNSKVIVNLVQNNFDKVGEYTIPRTLDQGLGSTDVGNVTHKIPAIQSYIGIGEGLATHTVEFANAASSKKGDSAIGIAAKVMAMTGVDLFYDEKSLKTAKEQFDV; encoded by the coding sequence ATGAATATAGATTTAATTAAAGAAGAAGTTATAAAGAAGATTGATGATATAAATGATGAATTGATAGACATTTCTCATTACATATTTGAGAATCCAGAACTAGGATTTTGTGAATTTAAAGCTGTAGAAAAATTAACTTCAAAGCTTAAGGAAAATGGTTTTGAAATTGAAAAAGGAATATGTGATATAGATACAGCATTTACTGCAACCTATGGAAGTGGAAAGCCTGTAATTGCATTTATGGCTGAATTTGATGCACTCCCAGGAATTGGACATGGATGTGGACATAATATAATATGTACTTCAGCCATTGGAGCAGCAATTGGATTAAGTAAAGTGTTAGATGAGGGAAAAGGTACTATTAAAGTAATAGGGACTCCAGCGGAAGAAGGTGGGGGAGGTAAAGTGCTTCTTGTAGAAAGAGGAGCATTTGATGCGGTAGATGCAGCTATGCTTATGCATCCATCTGACTATTCTATGGCTGACGATATATCTTATGCATGCCAGGAAATTGAGTATACTTTTTATGGCAAATCTGCTCATGCAGCAGCATTTCCGGAAGTTGGAGTAAGTGCTTTAAGTGGTATTATAGAGTTTTTTAATTCTATAAATGCACTAAGACTTCATGTAAAAGATTATGCTAGGATACATGGAATAATTACAGATGGTGGTGTGGCTCCCAATATAATTCCAGAGATTTCAAAGGCAGTTTTTAGTATAAGAGCTTTAAACAGTGAATATTTAGAAGAGCTTATAGATAGAGTTAATAAATGTGCTCAGGGAGCAGCAATTGCAACGGGTACCACATTTGAGAAAAAGAAACAAGGGATGTCATGTAAAGAAGTAAAGAATAGTAAAGTTATAGTTAATTTGGTACAGAACAATTTTGACAAGGTTGGTGAATATACGATTCCTAGAACTTTAGATCAGGGTTTAGGTTCAACAGATGTTGGGAATGTAACGCATAAAATACCTGCAATACAATCTTATATTGGGATAGGAGAAGGCCTTGCAACACATACAGTAGAATTTGCTAATGCTGCAAGCTCTAAAAAAGGTGATAGTGCAATTGGCATAGCAGCTAAAGTAATGGCTATGACAGGTGTAGATTTGTTTTATGATGAAAAAAGTTTAAAGACAGCAAAAGAACAATTTGATGTTTAA
- a CDS encoding DUF1177 domain-containing protein gives MAFKQAIDIYELLDDPGINGEKVAEFFKEVGIENVEVKRVHGKRGYTDFVKVIIPGKNGKINGGKAPTLGVIGRLGGIGARPEVIGFVSDGDGAASALTTALKIGTMNIKGDVLLGDVIVTTHVCPNAPTLPHDPVPFMDSPVDIATMNEYEVDKTCDAILSIDTTKGNRLVNYKGITITPTVKSGYILKVSYDLIDTLEKTSGKSAVVLPLAVQDITPYGNDVTHVNSILQPAVATDAPVVGVAITTQTLVAGCASGASHIEDISGAADFAVEVAKYYGCGKCEFYSEEEFKRLEKLYGSMKHLQTAGKAE, from the coding sequence ATGGCATTTAAACAAGCTATTGATATATATGAATTATTGGATGATCCAGGAATTAATGGAGAAAAAGTTGCTGAGTTTTTTAAAGAAGTTGGCATTGAAAATGTTGAAGTAAAAAGAGTACATGGAAAAAGAGGATATACGGATTTTGTAAAAGTAATAATACCCGGCAAAAACGGTAAGATAAATGGAGGAAAGGCTCCTACTTTAGGAGTTATAGGAAGGCTTGGAGGAATAGGAGCAAGACCTGAGGTTATAGGATTTGTATCAGATGGTGATGGAGCGGCTTCAGCGCTTACAACAGCACTAAAAATAGGTACTATGAACATAAAGGGAGATGTGCTTTTAGGCGATGTTATTGTAACAACTCATGTTTGTCCTAATGCACCAACTCTTCCACATGATCCTGTTCCTTTTATGGATTCGCCTGTGGATATAGCAACTATGAATGAATATGAGGTTGATAAAACTTGTGATGCTATTTTATCAATAGATACCACTAAGGGAAATAGACTTGTTAATTATAAGGGGATTACAATAACCCCAACAGTTAAATCAGGATATATTTTAAAAGTTTCATATGATTTAATAGATACTCTTGAAAAAACAAGTGGAAAAAGTGCAGTGGTACTTCCTCTTGCGGTGCAGGACATAACACCGTATGGTAATGATGTTACACATGTGAATAGTATATTACAACCTGCTGTTGCAACAGATGCTCCTGTAGTTGGAGTTGCAATAACAACACAAACTTTGGTAGCAGGTTGTGCTTCTGGAGCAAGTCATATAGAAGATATCTCAGGTGCTGCTGATTTTGCAGTGGAGGTTGCAAAATATTATGGCTGCGGAAAATGTGAATTTTATAGTGAAGAAGAATTTAAAAGATTAGAAAAATTGTATGGAAGTATGAAGCACCTTCAAACTGCGGGAAAAGCAGAATAA
- a CDS encoding ABC transporter ATP-binding protein yields the protein MKQNIVLSVENLHTSFYTSAGKVKAVDGVSFNIKKGETLGIVGESGSGKSITSMSIMRLIMPPGKIEEGSVQFNDIDILKLSQKEMSKIRGNQISMIFQDPMTALNPCFTVGDQIAEGIRFHKKLNKKEAFNKAVEMLRKVRIPEPEKRAKQYPHEFSGGMRQRVMIAMALACNPTLLIADEPTTALDVTVQAQILELMKGLQKEYGMSIMMITHDLGVVAETCKNVMVMYAGNCVEYADIFTLFENSKHPYTWGLMSSQPNLEDDKDELVPIEGMPPDLTNPKHMCNFAPRCKYAKDICFNKKPDFVEIEEDHFVACHFQNKENFLERSDV from the coding sequence ATGAAGCAAAATATTGTTCTGAGTGTAGAAAATCTACATACGAGTTTTTATACTTCTGCTGGAAAAGTAAAAGCTGTAGATGGAGTTAGCTTTAATATAAAAAAGGGAGAAACACTGGGAATAGTAGGTGAGTCTGGCTCAGGGAAGAGTATAACTTCTATGTCAATAATGAGGCTTATAATGCCACCTGGTAAAATAGAAGAGGGCAGTGTACAGTTTAATGATATTGATATATTAAAATTATCTCAAAAAGAAATGAGTAAGATACGTGGAAATCAAATTTCGATGATATTTCAAGATCCTATGACAGCTTTAAATCCATGTTTTACTGTTGGGGATCAAATTGCAGAAGGAATAAGATTTCATAAAAAACTTAATAAAAAAGAAGCTTTTAATAAGGCTGTAGAAATGCTAAGAAAAGTTCGTATTCCTGAACCGGAAAAAAGGGCAAAGCAGTACCCACATGAATTTAGTGGTGGAATGAGACAGAGAGTTATGATAGCTATGGCTCTGGCATGTAATCCGACTTTACTAATAGCGGACGAGCCTACTACAGCTCTTGATGTAACTGTTCAAGCTCAAATATTAGAACTTATGAAAGGTTTACAGAAAGAGTATGGCATGTCTATTATGATGATAACTCATGACCTTGGAGTTGTAGCAGAAACATGTAAAAACGTTATGGTTATGTATGCGGGAAATTGTGTGGAATATGCAGATATATTTACACTTTTCGAGAATTCAAAGCATCCATATACTTGGGGACTTATGTCATCGCAACCTAATTTAGAGGATGATAAAGATGAGTTAGTGCCAATCGAAGGAATGCCTCCAGATTTAACAAATCCTAAACATATGTGCAATTTTGCACCTAGATGTAAGTATGCAAAGGATATTTGTTTTAATAAAAAACCAGATTTTGTTGAAATTGAAGAGGATCATTTTGTGGCCTGTCATTTTCAAAATAAAGAAAATTTTCTTGAAAGAAGTGATGTATAA
- a CDS encoding ABC transporter ATP-binding protein: MAEKEIVLKIENLKKYFPVKNKSLFSKERKYIKAVDGVSFEVYKGETLGIVGESGCGKSTTGKLIMHLINPTSGDVIFKGKKVSKNEIKEMRKNIQMVFQDPYASLDPRQIIYKIIEEPMIVYGITDKEERKKRVSDLLKQVGLQEYHGLRYPHEFSGGQRQRINIARALVLSPDIVVCDEPVSALDVSIQAQIINLLKKLQKDLGLTYIFIAHDLSVVKHISDRIIVMYLGKIMEIGDYNQVYNNPHHPYTKALLSAIPASSPRIIKKKDLLEGDLPSPLNPPTGCVFNTRCNKAMDICRREIPEYVEVENGHCTACHLYGGDK; this comes from the coding sequence ATGGCTGAAAAAGAGATAGTATTAAAAATTGAAAATCTTAAAAAGTATTTTCCAGTTAAAAATAAATCGCTTTTTTCTAAGGAAAGGAAATACATTAAAGCGGTGGATGGCGTTAGTTTTGAGGTGTATAAGGGTGAAACATTAGGAATAGTTGGAGAAAGTGGATGTGGAAAATCTACAACAGGAAAACTTATAATGCATCTTATAAATCCAACAAGTGGCGATGTTATTTTTAAGGGGAAAAAGGTTTCTAAAAATGAAATAAAAGAAATGAGAAAAAATATACAGATGGTCTTCCAAGATCCATATGCATCATTAGATCCAAGACAAATAATCTATAAAATAATTGAGGAACCAATGATTGTTTATGGCATAACAGATAAAGAAGAGAGAAAGAAAAGAGTAAGTGATCTTTTAAAGCAGGTTGGACTTCAAGAATATCATGGACTTAGGTATCCACATGAATTTAGTGGAGGTCAAAGGCAGAGAATAAATATAGCTAGAGCCCTTGTATTAAGTCCAGATATTGTTGTGTGTGATGAACCAGTATCTGCTCTTGATGTGTCTATACAGGCACAGATAATAAATTTGCTTAAAAAACTTCAGAAGGATTTGGGATTAACTTATATATTTATAGCTCATGATTTAAGTGTTGTAAAGCATATAAGCGATAGGATAATTGTAATGTACCTTGGAAAAATTATGGAGATAGGAGATTATAATCAAGTATATAATAATCCACATCATCCGTATACAAAAGCACTGTTATCTGCAATACCTGCTTCAAGCCCAAGGATTATTAAAAAGAAGGATCTACTTGAAGGGGATTTACCGAGTCCTCTGAATCCACCTACAGGGTGTGTTTTTAATACTAGATGTAATAAGGCAATGGATATTTGCAGAAGAGAGATACCAGAGTATGTTGAAGTGGAAAATGGTCACTGCACAGCCTGTCATCTATATGGTGGTGATAAGTAA
- a CDS encoding AroM family protein — MKKVGAITVGQSPRIDVIPEMKMVLGEEIEVIEIGALDGLSKEEINEFKPEEGDYVLVSRLNDGTSASFAEKHIIPRLQNCIEYLEEAGAEIIVFICTGAFPNAFKSNKLLLYPQRLLYSLVPELAVNEKIGVFVPLEKQKRQSYDKWSESGKKIEVVSGSPYDNIEKLTKASIELKEKDVDVIVLDCIGYNLKMKNLIREITGKPVILPRTIVSRVVREMLE; from the coding sequence ATGAAAAAAGTTGGTGCTATAACAGTAGGGCAATCTCCTAGAATTGATGTTATACCTGAAATGAAAATGGTACTTGGAGAAGAAATAGAAGTAATAGAGATAGGAGCTTTAGATGGTTTAAGCAAGGAAGAAATTAATGAATTTAAACCTGAAGAAGGTGACTATGTGTTAGTTTCAAGATTAAATGATGGAACCTCAGCTTCATTTGCTGAAAAACACATAATACCGAGGCTTCAAAATTGTATTGAGTATCTTGAAGAGGCAGGAGCAGAAATTATAGTGTTTATATGTACAGGTGCGTTTCCTAATGCATTTAAGTCAAATAAATTATTACTGTATCCTCAAAGACTTTTGTATTCCTTAGTTCCAGAACTTGCAGTTAATGAAAAGATAGGGGTATTCGTACCTCTTGAAAAGCAAAAAAGACAATCTTATGATAAGTGGTCTGAAAGTGGCAAGAAGATAGAGGTTGTATCAGGTTCACCTTATGACAATATAGAAAAGCTTACAAAAGCTTCAATTGAACTTAAAGAAAAAGATGTAGATGTGATAGTGCTTGATTGTATAGGGTACAATTTAAAAATGAAGAATTTGATTAGAGAAATAACAGGAAAGCCAGTCATTTTGCCTAGAACAATAGTAAGTAGAGTAGTTAGAGAAATGCTTGAGTAA
- a CDS encoding Spo0E family sporulation regulatory protein-aspartic acid phosphatase, translating into MKKLQYLSNNIDKLRDNLYDKIEKKHGVLTDQTVILSSCILNKEINKYYELVYRNKNK; encoded by the coding sequence ATGAAAAAATTACAATATTTATCAAATAATATAGATAAATTAAGAGATAATTTATATGATAAAATAGAAAAAAAACATGGTGTGCTAACTGACCAAACAGTTATATTGAGTAGTTGTATATTAAATAAAGAAATTAATAAATATTATGAGTTGGTGTATAGGAATAAGAATAAATAG